GAGGAGAAAAACAGCAGGCAACAAACCACCCCAAGGAGTAGCGACGATACAATACAGGCCCGCACTTTTCCTGCCAGAGATATCAGCCACGCACAGGAGAGCGCCCCCAGCAGAGCCAAAAAGGTAGAGATCCCCAGATAGGACGCCATTGCAGATTCGCTATGGAAGATATATTTGAAATAATACAGGCCAAAACCTACCCTGGCAGAAATAACGAAATTAAAGATAAACCAGAAAGACATTAATATGATAAGCGGTCGATTGTTTTTCAGCAACTCCAAATAGAGCCGAAAAGAATGAGATTCTTTCTTTTTCGTCACCACGATTTCTTTTGTATTAATAAAATTCACTAACGCGCAGATCAGAAAAAAAACGCCATAAACTACGCCGACCGCGCTCCACGAATGGGCAAGCAGCGCCAGTAGCGGCAGTGTAATCAGGCTGGCCAGCCACTGGCCACACATCGCCCCTACGCGTGTTGCCAGGACAACTTTATTACGGCTTACCGGATCGCGGGTAATTACTGTCGCCAGAGCCCAGTACGGCACATCAAAAGAGGTGTAGGACATGCTCAAGAGAAAGTAGGTTACATAGGCCCAGATAATGGTTGCGGTCATCGACATTTTGGGCACAGAAAATGTCGCAATGAGCGAAACCGCACAGGCTATTCCGCCAAACAATAGCCACGGACGAAACTTACCAAACCGGGTATGCGTATTATCAAATAACCATCCCCAGACTAAATCGGAAAAGGTATCCCAGATGCGGGTAACTAAGAAAATCGTTGCCACCGTCGCCGCAGGAATTCCCACGCTGTCAGTGTAATAGATCATCAGAAAGGTGACGATCATAACAAAAATAAAATTATCAGCAATCCCACCTAACATATAACTTAGAATGGTTTTATAACTTAATTCGTTCCCTGATTTACTGGCAGACAAAGCACATTCACTCATAACTCCTCCAATAACATTCCATTACATTTATTTTCATTCAGAATTAAAAGCGATCACCATTTAATTCCGATGTCAGTGTAAAACCCGAAAATATCGCGTAAACGGTGCTGTACAATATTGTGACCGCCGTCGATTATTTCAGGAGAAATCACTGCGACGGGAAGTTGATTGAATGGATAAAAATGACCGAATGAGGAAAGAAGTCATTTAAACGGGCAGAAATTAAGGTACGTTTGTCGTCAATAACGTGGGCCTGGGCGGTTATCTGCTGATGTATGCATGCTAAAGAGGACGCGTGGCGCGTCCTCTTTCATTATGGTGCACAAAACCGGGTCCTGCGCTATTTATAGGTCAGCGTAAAGGTCGCCGTGGCGTTGGCCGTGCCTGCCGTTATCGCCGACGTGGTCTGGTAGTAGCGCGCCTTAAGCTGTACCGTCTCAGATCCTCCGTACGACGAGGTGTAGTAGTACCTGCTCTGACCAAACTGCACCGCGCTGTCATCCGGTGTAAAGTAGAGCTGCACGCCCACCCCCGTTGCGGCCATATCACCCGGCGCGCTGTCCAGTTTTATCACGCCCGCAGCACTGGACGGATCCTGAGTGGCGTCAATCTGGACGTTGATACGGGCACTTTTGTCGCAGTCCAGTCTGATCACGAACGTCTGCCAGCCGGTGGTTGAGCCCGGTCCGGAGAACTCAGCCTTTTTATGCTGGCCTAACTCGACGCTGACATCGGGCGTCGTGACTGCACAGGCAATCGTATCAATTTGCCCGCCGGAAAAGGTGATCGGCAGTTCCGTTGACCACTGCCCGTTCTCCCGGGTACCGGCAATAAAACGCCCGGGTGAACCACTCAGCGCACCGGGGGTAATGTCACCGGTTTTAATCAGGCGGACCCGCGCCTGATCGTTGATCGAGGGATGGTAACCCGTACTGTGGCTAATCTGGAGCGTGAACACCTGCGACTGTCCGCTGGCAATACCGCTCCAGCTCTCCGGTAACGGTGTACTGTCCACGGAGTTGCGACCTTCAAACACATACCCCACGCCCGGCACGTTGGTCTTGAAAACCGCCTCACCGTTCCAGGTGATGCTGGCTTTCGCGCCCGTGTTTTTGATACCGGCAACGATGGCGTATTGCGGGGTGCCATCATAATTACAGTCCTGATAGGCTACGCCCTGGTTGGACATCAGCCAGTCGCTGATGGGCTGCCCCACCGTCGCGTCCCGCTGGACAATCACCGTGCCGGGGCTGATTGAAAAACTTCCTGTAGCCGTACAAAACGCCCACGATGTCTGGCAGAAAGCGATGCCCACCAGCAGAATAATTATGCGCCATACCGTCATTTCACTGTCTCCTGGCATTCCTGGGTCACCGTGATCACCGGTGGCTGGTTTTCCTGTTCCGGCAGTCGGTAATGCACCGCGCACTGCTGTACCCCGTTCCAGTTCACCGCAATCTCGCCTTCCTGCGGTACGCCGGTGAGGTACACCTGGCCGTCATCACCCACGATCCCGCTGCCGCCCTCTTTGAGCTTCGCCTGTGCGCCAAACGGCACCGGCAGCCCGCGGTAATACAGCGTCATCAGCACGCGCCGCCCGACGCGGGTGTTGAAGTCGGCCATCACCACCGCGCCCTGCGTTGGCGTCACCGTCTGCACGGCGGTGTCGATATCCACCTCGTCGCCGAGCGTGCTGGTATCCAGCGCGATACGGTTTTTCTTGTACGGGTTGACGTACGGCACCACCGCATAGCCGCGCCAGTCGGTATAGACCCCGGTATTGTTCTGCACCTTCGTGTCATCCGCGCCGGGCGCGTTGACAATCGCCAGCGACTGGCCGAGCGGCTGGGACAGCGTGATGCCGTGCGGATGGGCGACAATGCCGCCTCTCAGGCCGTAGTTGACCTGCTGCGTGTCGTCGTCGTAGTTGTAGCCGCCGGTGATTTCACCCTGTCCGCCTTTGTAGTCGGCGCTGATATTGCCGGAGCCGCCCACGCCGTGGTTGGTGTAGCTCTGCTGGAGGCTGTAGCTCAGGTTGTTATCGGCAAGCGCCGTGCCGTTCAGCCCCACCTGCTGGCGGGTGTCGCCATGTTTCGCGGTGTTGACGCTGTAGCTCACCCAGGCATTCGGCATAAAGCGGCTGAGTGGCACCTGGACGTTGAACGCCAGCTGCTGGTCGGCGGGCTGAGTGCTCTCCGGGTAGTCGCTGTAGCTGTACGTCACGCTGTAGCTGATGCCGTCGATGTTGCCGTTCCAGCCAGTGCTCAGAGTGCGTTCATAGCCGTCCTCCTGCCAGTAATCCTGCTGGTAGCCGGAAACAAAAAACGAGCCGTAGCTACCGATACTCTGGCTGAGGTCAAGCTGAAGGCGCTGACGTTTGTTGTACGTCATCCGCCAGCCGTCGTCGCTGTCTGCCCGCAGGTCGTTCGCCTCCTGGAAGGTGTAAAACCCGGCGGTGGAGTAGCGGTAGGCTGCCAGCGTAAAGCTGGTGTCGGTGGTCTGAAAATCTTTCGAGTACTGCACCCGGTACGACTGGCCGTTGTGGCTGTCGTCGTTATTCAGCGTGGTATGCGCGGCGGTGATATCGGCGGAAAGCGAGCCGAGTTCACCGAGGCCAAAACCCAGTCCCGCCGCCCCGGACTGATAGTCCTGCGAATAGAGTGTGCCGCCATAAAGGGTGATGGCATACGGCAGGCCGTAAATCGCCGTGACCTGGCCGAACTCCGGTTCATCGCTGTCGTCGTTGCCGCTGCGGTATTTCCCGGCGGTGAGGGCATATTTCAGGCGGCCTTCACGCTGCATGATCGGCACCGCCGAGAACGGCTGGACGAAGGTGCGCTCGCTGCCGTCAGCCTCTTTGATGGTCACTTCCAGGTTGCCGCTGCCGGAGGTCGGGTAGAGGTCGCTGATGGTGAACGCGCCGGGGGCAACGTAGCTCTGGTAGATGATGTAGCCGTTTTGCTTAATGGTCACCTGGGCACTGGACTGGGCGATGCCGCGGATAATCGGGGCGAACCCGCGCAGGCTGTCCGGCAGCATATTGTCGTCAGAGGCCAGTTGCGCGCCACGAAACTGGACGCTGTCGAAGATATCCGACGGCGTGTAGCTGTCGCCGAGCGTCAGCTGTCCCTTCAGGCGCTGAATATCCCGCTGAAGGTATGTGTTCACCGAGTCCCAGTGGCTGCCGCTGTCCTCGTCGTAGTTCCAGGTCGAATAGTTGCGCAGCCGCCACGCGCCGAGGTTGATACCGCTTTGCAGGTTGGCGTAGTAGTTATCGTCCGAACCGTTTTCCCCGTCGCGCCAGGTGTTGCTGCCGCTGAGGTTGTAGTTCAGCAGCGCGGCGGGCACGCCTTCGTCCCACTCGGACGGGTCCACCCAGCCACGCGCGCTGGCATTCATCGCCGCCTGCGGAATACTGACGTTAAGCTGGAGTTTGCTGAAGCGCAGGTCGGTGGCGGCCATCGGGATAAAGCGGCCAATGTCGTCCAGAGGCTTATCCAGCGGCAACGCCGCCAGCGCGGGGAAGACGTCGGTTTTCACGCCCCAGGCTTTCAGCATGGCGGGCGTTATCTGCGCGGTGAGCTTTTTATCCGGCCCGGCGACAAAGGCAATGTCCTGCGCTTCTCCCTGTTTTTCGCTGTTCACATACACCGTCACCCGGTAGGTGCCGGGAAGCTGACCGTCGGATTCGGCAAAGGCCGACAAATCCGCGACCGGCTGGCCGGGGTTATCAATTTCCAGCGCGTGGGTGTTGAAGACCTCACGGGCCTCGGCACTGCGCAAACAGTGTGCCTGAAGCAGCGTCAGCAGGATAATCATCAGACGTGGCGTCGTGTTGTTCATCACGTCCTCCTTCACAGCGTACGACTTTCGGTCTGGCTGATGCCGCCGTAGTCGCTGATGGCCTGCCAGGTCACGCGGGATGCGCGCGCGGACGGTAGCGTGAAGCTGGCACTGCCTTTGGGCGGCACCATATCCGCCTCTTTGATCTCCTGCCCGTCAACCTTCAGGGTGAACAGCGTGACGTAATACGGCGTGGGGTTACTGACGGTAAGATGATTGCCGCTGCGGGCGACGCTCAGCTGGTGATACGCGCTCTCCGGTTGTCCTTCCAGCCCGGCCGGTCGGAAAAACAGCTTCAGGCGCGACTTGACCACAACCTGCAGCACGTTGGTGCGCGGCCTGCTGTCGTCGGTGGCGGGGATCGATTTCACGTTCAGCCAGAACACCGACTCCCGGTCCTGCGGCAGGTTGCCCCCGGTGCGCACAATGCGCAGCATGTTCTCTTCATCGGGATTGATGCGAAACAGCGGTGGGGTGACGATGAACGGCGCTTTGCCGCCCTGCTCGCCGCTGTCCACCCAGCTTTGCACCAGATAGACGCCCGATTTCTCCGGGTTACGCACCGAAGCGGCCGTCTCTTTTTTATCCCCGTCATAAATCACGCGCGTCCCGCCAATCACAATCCCGGCCTGCGCCTGCACGCTCAGGAAAGCGAGCACCAGCGCCAGCATCACG
This region of Enterobacter cancerogenus genomic DNA includes:
- a CDS encoding MFS transporter produces the protein MSECALSASKSGNELSYKTILSYMLGGIADNFIFVMIVTFLMIYYTDSVGIPAATVATIFLVTRIWDTFSDLVWGWLFDNTHTRFGKFRPWLLFGGIACAVSLIATFSVPKMSMTATIIWAYVTYFLLSMSYTSFDVPYWALATVITRDPVSRNKVVLATRVGAMCGQWLASLITLPLLALLAHSWSAVGVVYGVFFLICALVNFINTKEIVVTKKKESHSFRLYLELLKNNRPLIILMSFWFIFNFVISARVGFGLYYFKYIFHSESAMASYLGISTFLALLGALSCAWLISLAGKVRACIVSSLLLGVVCCLLFFSSHLNLWTAVIMNSLPGYFLGVLGVILGAMLPDTVAWYEYKNHQRVEGMVFSLNLFQLKLSGAIGGALTGYILALIHYVPNVGQSVQTILGINISFTIAPGILLLVAPLILRVYPLTEQRNKDVAHELALRDSQNVGQEAN
- a CDS encoding fimbrial biogenesis chaperone: MNRYADVMLALVLAFLSVQAQAGIVIGGTRVIYDGDKKETAASVRNPEKSGVYLVQSWVDSGEQGGKAPFIVTPPLFRINPDEENMLRIVRTGGNLPQDRESVFWLNVKSIPATDDSRPRTNVLQVVVKSRLKLFFRPAGLEGQPESAYHQLSVARSGNHLTVSNPTPYYVTLFTLKVDGQEIKEADMVPPKGSASFTLPSARASRVTWQAISDYGGISQTESRTL
- a CDS encoding fimbrial protein — its product is MTVWRIIILLVGIAFCQTSWAFCTATGSFSISPGTVIVQRDATVGQPISDWLMSNQGVAYQDCNYDGTPQYAIVAGIKNTGAKASITWNGEAVFKTNVPGVGYVFEGRNSVDSTPLPESWSGIASGQSQVFTLQISHSTGYHPSINDQARVRLIKTGDITPGALSGSPGRFIAGTRENGQWSTELPITFSGGQIDTIACAVTTPDVSVELGQHKKAEFSGPGSTTGWQTFVIRLDCDKSARINVQIDATQDPSSAAGVIKLDSAPGDMAATGVGVQLYFTPDDSAVQFGQSRYYYTSSYGGSETVQLKARYYQTTSAITAGTANATATFTLTYK
- a CDS encoding fimbria/pilus outer membrane usher protein, coding for MNNTTPRLMIILLTLLQAHCLRSAEAREVFNTHALEIDNPGQPVADLSAFAESDGQLPGTYRVTVYVNSEKQGEAQDIAFVAGPDKKLTAQITPAMLKAWGVKTDVFPALAALPLDKPLDDIGRFIPMAATDLRFSKLQLNVSIPQAAMNASARGWVDPSEWDEGVPAALLNYNLSGSNTWRDGENGSDDNYYANLQSGINLGAWRLRNYSTWNYDEDSGSHWDSVNTYLQRDIQRLKGQLTLGDSYTPSDIFDSVQFRGAQLASDDNMLPDSLRGFAPIIRGIAQSSAQVTIKQNGYIIYQSYVAPGAFTISDLYPTSGSGNLEVTIKEADGSERTFVQPFSAVPIMQREGRLKYALTAGKYRSGNDDSDEPEFGQVTAIYGLPYAITLYGGTLYSQDYQSGAAGLGFGLGELGSLSADITAAHTTLNNDDSHNGQSYRVQYSKDFQTTDTSFTLAAYRYSTAGFYTFQEANDLRADSDDGWRMTYNKRQRLQLDLSQSIGSYGSFFVSGYQQDYWQEDGYERTLSTGWNGNIDGISYSVTYSYSDYPESTQPADQQLAFNVQVPLSRFMPNAWVSYSVNTAKHGDTRQQVGLNGTALADNNLSYSLQQSYTNHGVGGSGNISADYKGGQGEITGGYNYDDDTQQVNYGLRGGIVAHPHGITLSQPLGQSLAIVNAPGADDTKVQNNTGVYTDWRGYAVVPYVNPYKKNRIALDTSTLGDEVDIDTAVQTVTPTQGAVVMADFNTRVGRRVLMTLYYRGLPVPFGAQAKLKEGGSGIVGDDGQVYLTGVPQEGEIAVNWNGVQQCAVHYRLPEQENQPPVITVTQECQETVK